A window of the Streptomyces sp. NBC_00454 genome harbors these coding sequences:
- a CDS encoding CBS domain-containing protein, which translates to MPASRYTVSDVMTHTAIAIGRGASYKEIVELMHQWKVSAVPVLEGEGRVVGVVSEADLLPKEEFRRTDPALPEQLEEASKAGAVLAEELMSSPAITVHPDAPVTEAARIMARKHVKRLPVVNVLGMLEGVVSRSDLLKVFLRPDEELEEEIRQAVLTELAPGVTLDFAVQDGVVTLRGPLRDRVLVPLLARAIRAVEGVVDVRMELDGTIAA; encoded by the coding sequence ATGCCCGCATCCCGCTACACCGTCAGTGACGTCATGACGCACACCGCCATCGCCATCGGCCGTGGGGCGTCCTACAAGGAGATCGTCGAGCTGATGCACCAGTGGAAGGTCAGCGCGGTCCCCGTCCTGGAAGGCGAAGGCCGGGTCGTCGGCGTGGTCTCCGAGGCGGACCTGCTGCCGAAGGAAGAGTTCCGGCGTACGGACCCCGCACTGCCCGAGCAGCTGGAGGAAGCGTCGAAGGCCGGCGCGGTGCTGGCCGAGGAGCTCATGTCGAGCCCGGCGATCACCGTCCACCCCGACGCGCCCGTCACCGAAGCCGCCCGGATCATGGCCCGCAAGCACGTCAAGCGCCTGCCCGTCGTGAACGTGCTCGGCATGCTGGAAGGCGTGGTCAGCCGCAGCGACCTCCTCAAGGTGTTCCTGCGGCCAGACGAGGAGCTCGAGGAGGAGATCCGCCAGGCCGTGCTCACCGAACTGGCACCCGGTGTGACCTTGGACTTCGCCGTACAGGACGGCGTCGTCACCCTTCGCGGCCCACTGCGGGACCGGGTTTTGGTCCCCCTGCTCGCACGGGCGATCCGCGCGGTCGAGGGTGTCGTGGACGTCCGGATGGAGCTGGACGGCACCATCGCTGCCTAG
- a CDS encoding response regulator, whose translation MSEDPNASAEAPIKVFLLDDHEVVRRGLRDLLDAEPDITVVGEAGTAEQALTRGPALRPDVAVLDVRLPDSDGITVCRELRSRMPGLACLMLTSFDDEDALLDAIMAGAAGYVLKQIKGADLVSAVRTVATGQSMLDPATTARLMHSLRDPEPAKTPEDARLAALSERERAVLELIGEGLTNRQIAKQLYLSEKTVKNHISRLLGKLGVERRVQAAVIAAQVHEHEAGTVKR comes from the coding sequence ATGTCCGAGGATCCGAACGCCTCCGCAGAGGCGCCGATCAAGGTGTTCCTCCTCGATGACCACGAGGTGGTCCGGCGTGGGCTGCGCGACCTTCTGGATGCAGAGCCGGACATCACCGTCGTGGGTGAAGCCGGTACGGCCGAGCAGGCGCTGACCCGCGGGCCGGCGCTCCGTCCGGATGTCGCCGTACTCGATGTGAGGCTGCCCGACAGCGACGGCATCACCGTCTGCCGCGAGCTGCGCTCGCGCATGCCGGGGCTGGCCTGTCTGATGCTGACCTCGTTCGACGACGAGGACGCCTTGCTGGACGCGATCATGGCGGGGGCCGCCGGGTACGTGCTGAAGCAGATCAAGGGTGCTGACCTGGTCTCGGCCGTACGCACGGTCGCCACCGGCCAGTCCATGCTGGACCCCGCGACCACCGCCCGCCTGATGCACTCCCTGCGTGACCCGGAACCGGCGAAGACACCGGAGGACGCTCGCCTGGCAGCTCTGTCCGAACGGGAGCGGGCTGTGCTGGAGCTCATCGGCGAGGGCCTCACCAACCGGCAGATCGCCAAGCAGCTCTACTTGTCCGAGAAGACGGTCAAGAACCACATCTCGCGGTTGCTGGGCAAGCTCGGCGTGGAGCGGCGGGTCCAGGCGGCTGTGATCGCCGCCCAGGTCCACGAGCACGAGGCCGGAACGGTGAAGCGGTAG
- a CDS encoding SHOCT domain-containing protein, with amino-acid sequence MSLTTLIIWTLIVAAAILVVRALRRDGADGHTVPAPHPTPDKGAEKLLAERFARGEIDDEEYRRRLAVLRAHIPGPTSL; translated from the coding sequence ATGTCCCTCACCACACTGATCATCTGGACCCTGATCGTCGCCGCGGCCATCCTCGTGGTCCGCGCCCTCAGGCGGGACGGTGCGGACGGGCACACAGTGCCCGCGCCGCACCCAACCCCCGACAAGGGGGCCGAGAAGCTTCTCGCGGAGCGATTCGCCAGAGGCGAGATCGACGACGAGGAATACCGCCGGCGGCTCGCGGTACTGCGAGCCCATATCCCTGGGCCGACGTCCCTTTGA
- a CDS encoding Crp/Fnr family transcriptional regulator yields MTTPSPTRISEALPADCRSRLMELAQEVNFAEGTRLFSEGGHADRFWIVRSGTVTLDVHVPGRRAAVIDSLGAGQLVGCSWLFKPYSWRLGAEAMTPVRAYEFDAARVRTLMDDDTAFGSALGHWIGQVLANRLQAARVCLLDLYAPYGSGSFL; encoded by the coding sequence ATGACCACCCCGTCACCCACACGTATCTCCGAGGCGCTGCCCGCCGACTGCCGTTCCCGTCTGATGGAACTGGCCCAAGAGGTCAACTTCGCCGAGGGGACGCGTCTCTTCAGCGAGGGCGGTCACGCCGACCGGTTCTGGATCGTCCGGTCCGGCACCGTGACCTTGGACGTCCACGTGCCCGGGCGGCGCGCCGCCGTCATCGATAGCCTCGGTGCCGGTCAGCTGGTCGGCTGCTCGTGGCTCTTCAAGCCCTACTCCTGGCGCCTTGGCGCCGAGGCGATGACGCCCGTCCGCGCGTACGAGTTCGACGCGGCGCGCGTACGGACGCTGATGGACGACGACACCGCCTTCGGCTCTGCCCTGGGCCATTGGATCGGGCAGGTCCTGGCCAACCGGCTGCAGGCCGCCCGCGTGTGCCTTCTCGACCTGTACGCGCCTTACGGCAGCGGCAGCTTCCTCTGA